The sequence below is a genomic window from Scylla paramamosain isolate STU-SP2022 chromosome 38, ASM3559412v1, whole genome shotgun sequence.
ATTCCCTTTTCCTCATGAGATCATGCATCCTTCTTTGACAGCATTTCAACACTACAACCCACCAGGATATTGCATGGCATCCTTAATTCCCTGCAGGTCCTTTTTACTCCATTTCTGCACCTCTTCATCCATCTTGTGAGCCTTGGCTGGGTTCAGTGCCCACAAACACCCCTTACGCTGGTTGCTGCCAGCCACTGTAACCAAAGTGACAGGTTAAGAGGGGTTAAATCTGGTGGAGCTATACAAACTCGTTAATATAGAGCTTATTGAGGTTAGGATAGTGATTAACTGAAACATTCTGAATAATGTATAACAGTAATGCCTCCAAATAATGTGAATGTTTAGCTCAGAAAGTGATGAACCTTAGAATTTGCTCCATACCTTAACCTCATGTAGCGTTATACTAAACTACCAAAATCAACTGATGGGCTCCAAGAATGGCTGACATAAGCAATAGTACACTCaagcaaaatgaaaactaaCCAACTGGCTTTTCAATCTTTTCAAAGCACTTGTTTAAGCTCAAGTTGTGACGGACAGAATTCTTCCATCCGTTGGGGGCAGTCCGAAAGTATGGGAAGTGCTcactgaaagagaaataagCACTCATCTTTTATAATTCTTAGTAATACTGCACCTTCATGCAGCAACAATGGACACTATATCCAATACGCCACAAAACAGGTACACACGTAACTTAGCCACTTAAAATATAAAGACCATTATCTGCTGACACTCACCACATAAAGCTGTAGATCTCTGAAACGGGCAAGCTGCCGGTAGTGCTGTTCTTCAGTGCTAGAGCAATGAGGCAGGAGTAGGAATATGCTGGCTTGGGGAACATTCTCTCCTCTGGCTGTACTTCCTTCCTTGGTTTTCCTGTACTCTTGTATCTTTAGAAAAATGGAATCACTGATAACTTCTACTCTTGTATCTTTAGGAAATAGATTTACTGATCAGTTCTACTCTTATATCTTTAGAAAAACAAAATCTACAAGCTATTTACATTGATGCACACATGCAAGTTATAAGAATACAATATTAAAGCAAACACAAACTTACCTATTACTTAAAATATTGTGGGATGTGGTGGTGCGTGCAGTGATGATGGGAgttgtggtgggtgtggtggtggtggcggtggaggcaAGGGTTAGCTGCTGAGGAGTGCGCTGCGTTGTTTGTACTACCATCTGAGAGGTGGCCAGGGTGGGTCTGGTCACCACGGAGGGCTGGGAGGGGGTCTGGCTGGACTGAACAGACACCAAGGAACTCTGCTGACGTGTACTCTGCCCGGAGGTGGTCTGGGGCCGCACCACAGTGACCTGAGTGGTGACGGGTCCACTTGCAGCCTGGGACTGGGAGGTCTGAACAGCAAGGAACATCAATCAACCATATGCTTTAGGGAAAATACTCTTACCACTTTTTATAGACAAAGATAATGGAGTCTGCCtcttttgctctctttctctgaatCATGTCATCCCAAACTTCATCAAATATTAGCTAATAACTGGCAGGGAGAGATGAATCTGCCAAATGGAACATGAAACAAATAATGTCTCTTGTATAACACTTGCCTTGTTCTACAAATATAAGGTGGTATACAAGAAAATAGCagataaattaaaacaatatcACAGAAATAAAGACCCTCTCTTATGTGTAAGTAAAAGTTTACAGAGGAGAAACTGTCTTCTGGCCTTGTCCTTACTAATCACCTTCGACAACAAGCAAGGAATAAATATGCATTCTAAACCAATCAATACCTAGCAATGAATGAAAGTTACAcagagaataacaagaacaggagCACTAAATAaagacatatacacacacaaaaagcagTACTAGTCCAGAGAAAACCTGTTTGAAACGCCAAGCAGGCAGTCAGGTATGTGACAATGAGTCAATGAACAGAAGCCAGTCACCTCAAGGGCACCTGTTATAtaatgtaaaacacacacacacacacacacacacacacacacacacacacacacacacacacacacacacactaatgtgaAAAGTCTTATTGACATTTTCAGACTAACagataaaaatatacaaaaatgcaaaaataaatagatgaaaaaatgaTATCTACAATACCTATATATAATTTAATTGCAGTTCCTTCTTTTACCCTTACTAAAAATCACCTTTTGAACATAAATcagataatgtaaaaaaaatatcaggttATATTTACAACCAAGATCCACAAACATAAAGGGAAGACTGACCTGGACAGAAGTGGTTGTAATATTGATCTCCTTGGGTTCAGCCTTGATGTAGAGAGTGGTTGTGTTGCTTGTACTTGAAACAGATGTACTGATGGGGGTTGGCGGCTCTGACTGCCTTGTACTTCTTGACGGGAGGGTGGTTGGCAGCACGGCCGAGGGGTTTACCATTACACTATTCTCTAGGTCTAAACTATAGTTGCTCATAGAGGACATGTTCATCCAGGAGTTGACTACATTCAACTCCTCAGCGGAGTGATCCTCAGCCACGTCCATGTCCTCCAGCTTCTCCAGCGGGTCAAACAGCGGCTCGAAGGACTTCAGGTCAAGCTCGGCCTCCAGTGAGGACATCCCGGACAGGTCGAGGGAGTTGAGATCTGAAGAGGTGATCATGGTGTCGAGTCCTTCGCTGAACTCCACGCCACACTTGATGTCGCAGTCGATCATCTCCTGAAGGGTGAGGCCTGGCTCCGTGCTGGGCAGGTAGAGatccatggtggtggtggggcgaggtgtgagggagtggaggggtggaggtggcAGTGATGGGGTGAGGTGGATGGTGATAtactgtgatgtgatgtgagaTGAACAGGAAGATTGACTCTTGatctggggagagaaagaaaagaggaaatggagatgtTTCTCTTTATATCATAGAAATTCAATTATACATAATTTCTTTTCAAAATAAGCAACTTTCTATCTTACTGGAAGGAACAACACtttatatctttccttcccAACAAATAGGTATTTTCcctaaatggaaagaaaggaatatttaCAAAACAATTTTTGTCAAACCTATATTAAGACTCAGccaagatgaaagggaaggaattcTACATCACTCACATTTCCAACACCATCATCAATGCCAAGATTCATTAATAATGCAATGCTAAACTATTACATATACAGGAGCACCATTAATATTTCAGGTCAAATAAAGGTGAAAACTGGTGACTTCCTTATAGTTTTCTACTCCAAAGGCATGAATTTTTCTATTTCAATCCAAAGGCTTACTTTTAATTCTCAACTTTAACTCCCTTATgaacccccccaccccccaccccccatttctctctctctctctctctctctctctctctctctctctctctctctctctctgagttacATTAAGGTGCATCAGAAGTTTGGTTAATTTCATGCAGTTCTCCAGTAAGTGTTCATTCCATCTCCTCAATTCAGACACAACCATTACAGTGGCAATCAAAGCCTCACAACCTCGAGCAAGGAGCACAGCAGCACATAATAAGCCTGGAGCtgcagaaggaaggaacagcACAGTATGAGGCTCTGTTTGTTCCCTGCCACAAAGTATTGCCAACAGCCTCACATCCCAACATTTTCCTGTGTCTCATCAAATTTATTAATCACTTCATCATTCCTCATTCCCTATAAACCTTAATAATCCTGTTTATTTCACTGagtataaagaagaaatgtggTTCTGTATTACGATTATTTCAGTATCCCCCAAACTAACAAAGAAATTTCCACACCTGTCAAGACAATGGAAGGGATTAAGAATTCACATCACTTCTCCACAACACAACTCGAATATAACGAAACCCTTGAGGcacaaaggaaaataacgaTTTATTCATATCATTAACTGAGATATTGggataaaacaaagacaacgGTTACTTTTCTGAAAACTCCTTCCATACAACTACTTGTGAACAGATAATATTAACACAAAGCCACGCATTTCAAACACCTCTGTCAAATCCACCATACCAGTTTTCATATTCACAACTttcagagggaaaaataaagttaaccaccacagcaacataaaaacaaaaacaaaggaaataggaGCACAACACAAGACCTCATGTAAATTCCCCACTAGTCCCTCCTGTAAGTAAGGGAACACAATGAAATTAGCTACGGGAATATGATAAaatatttccttccattcacaAGCGCACAACACACTGAATAACCACTCAATTTACCGCCAGGGGAATAACAACAGCGACACTGCCCTTCAGCACAGGGGAACAGTAACCTCACTCACTGACAGAATTTACATGGAAAACGTTCTCTCTTATCTTGGCGCGCGAAGTAAGATAATTCTGACACAACACGAGCAgcactgtctgtcaacatccaaTAGTGTAAATCTTGAAACTTCCTGCTGGAGGCGCTGACGGAAGTTAAACTGCACTACCATCTTCGGGTTAGTGCACGCGAATACTCCCCAGTAGGAGAAACAATAGGttttataaaatgaaaaatccaCGAATTAGCCTGTTTCCTACTGCGACATCCTGGTGTAGGCGCTGAAGGAGGGTGTCACTATCATAGCAATTGCCTGCACCTTCAGGAGAATAGCACGGGGCGAAAAATGACACTAGCTTGTTATATAACAGCAAAACACAAACAGTCCAGGCTTTAGCGATACCGTTCCCTTGTTATTTATTCTGACGAGACACTGACGGAGGCGGCACAGCACGACCACCACCTTCAGGAGAACCTCGCACTGGTTGAGGGGCGAGAAACAGCGACACAATAGCGGTACACTGATAATCCGGGATGGTAACCTGACGGGGGCACTGACGCGGGGCTGAGCGAGCAATGCACCTTCAGATAACAGGAAAGAGAATCGGGGAAAATATGAGGTGAGCGGGCTGCGCGAAAAACCCCGCCATCCACGAGTTTAAATGGCCAAGCAAAACATGATCCCACGTCCCCCTGATGTCACGCCCCGCCCCTGACACGCCGCCCCTGGAGTGAGGAGCCGCACGCAGGGGACGAGGGCGGGCGgtaatcctcctcctgcacACGTACATTTAAATCCCAACAGCTCGCCGGTACTGGGGAGGCACGGGCGCTACAAACGTGGGAGATTCTTATTCTCGTGTCCCTTGGGTAAGTACACATCCGCAACACCCCAAGGCGCTCCCAGCAGATCCCCGCCACTTACCTCTACGTCTTCCTCATTGATTCCACGTGTTGGGGTGAGGATGTGCCACTTAATTTAGCAAAATAAACACGACCACGGCACTGCGCTGGCCGAAACATTGGTCCTCGTCGTTCGTTATGACAAAGGCAGACACAATTTTGAAATCCTGGTTCCCCATTGGTCCCCACAGCTCACGTGACCCTGTGCTGCGCTGCCACATGTCCTCTGTGTACAGTTTCCATGGCAACGCCTCTCCTCTGATAAGGATGCTCCAGGTTTATGATGGAATATTCGCTTTAAACAGTCTCTATATGAACGGACGGATGTGTAAAGGGATGATCATTGATTTTATGGTGTTTCTAGTAAGGGCCACACGTGGCTTTAACCCAGATAGGACAAATTAGTAATCGATATCATGCACTCCATCACGGGTTGTGTTTCACGGCCCCATAAATATTTTCCTGTGCTGTCACAGGAGACCAGGGCGATATGTGCTTGATATCTAATCGTGTGAGTGACGACTACGTGATCGAGGGATGCTGGCACGAGTCGTAAGAAGGCGTAACATTCTATTTATAGCccataatggaggaggaaagtgacgTTCGCGTAACACAAATTTCTTCCCTGTAATAAACGAAAGTCAATAAcgtataagataaaaataaaaggatattattattatttcatttgttCCGCTGTAGTAAAGTAGCATAAAGATATGAAATCATAGTATTACGTTATAAATTTCCAAGATAATTTCCATGATGTTAAATAAATTCAGccataaagaaggaaataataccGTTATTACATAATTATCATGGCTCAGAGTAGTaattataaataaagaagacaTATTCTCCGGCATAACCTTGAAAATGTTGAGTAAGGATACCAGGGCGAAATCAAGAATGGCCACACACAAAAATCAGGGGCAGGTTCCCAGGTCAAGGGCAGCGACGTGAATACATACAAAAACCACCAACAAGACCAGGAAAACGTACCCACGAGTAGTAATATAAGCGAAACATGAAGGAGGAAtgacgagggaagggaaggagggtggcaGCGATAACTGGtacaaagaaaggaggaggaaaaagagaaagattaacATTAAAAGCATTCAGGCCGACAATAGGTGGTTGAGGGCAGCGTGGTCACCTCCTGCCATGGTGTGGGAAACAGGAGGTCATGGAATACATAGAGAAGCATGCTGCTGCCACACCAGTGTGCCATGTGACAATGTTTTGATAGCACGTTCTCCCTGAGCCGCCACGTGCACACTTGGCAACGCTGCACTCAACTCGGgctctggttggctggctgggaAACGTGACATTGAAGGCAGGTTTAAATGTCTATCCTTCCACTAGCGCCAGCCGGGCCTCTATCCTCCTCTAAAAAACGATCTCATTTCGACCTTATTTCCCTAGTAATGAATTAGACTGCAGCTATTTTGAACACCCCAGCCTGTCCGTCAAACATTTAGCTACGCCTGAGAGTAGCAGTGATGGGGAATTGAGTGAGTGGGAGGCGAGGAGACGTGGAGTAAGTGAAGCCTTGCCGTCCAATGATGGCCCTTCCCGCTCGCGCCCTTTCAAATATGGCGATCGTGTCCTGGGATAATTTCCCTCCAATATAGAGGCTGCCCTGCGATTTTCATTTTCGTGAGCTGAACAGCCGCCGCATATCCGCTAAAATAGAATACTTGGCATAAGGGTAATATTTCCCCGTAAATAACCCCGTGGGATGGTAAATATGTTCTTATGTAGTAGAGAATGGAGTGGGCGAGTCCATTCTGGTGTAGGTGGGGGGGAAGGtgagtaaaagtagtagtaacggTCGAACTCAGGCGGGCGTTTTAACCACAATGATTgtaaaaacgtatattaaaagCCTAACCGTCTCAGTAGAGCCCATAACCTTGCTCTCATATACCACGGGGCCATCTTGAGGCGTCCTGAGGCCTGTCAAGAGGACGGGGGTCTGAATCCATGTCGCCTTTCGCTCATGCAAAATCGATTCCCGAGCCCTGGATCAATATTATGGTGCAGGGGGAGAGAGGGTCGATAAAATGAGTTGTTTTCTCCTACTGGGAACCGGATtttgttccctctccctcctctcacaacCTACATTTGCTGGCAGTGGCAGCGGCGTGAGATATCAACAAAAGAGATGTGTTAGATATATACACATCGACATTTCTCTCTAAAGTTGTCGATTTCATTCATACATTACTAgtatcgttattatcattattcaacTTATTATTCCCACCACTGTTATATTTCACTCTTGTCTGTTAATAATGTTGGTGGTGTATGCATGTATTTCTCTTGCCATAAATTAATATTTCAGCATTACCTAACTCTGTGAGAAGTTTAGATCTTCGTGTTCCTTTTAAAAACCTTCACCTAATTTCACCATTTCGGGTTCATACGGTCCGACCTTGGTGGTGCCTGCTTGCatacatgagtgtgtgtgtgtgtgtgtaatatgatAGGTGTGTGGGCACGGGTAAGGCTGCCGGTGACTTTTATGGACTGTTTAAATGCCTCTGTCATCGGGGAAgggtgggtgggaaggaaggaagagtgaggaggggatggaaggggCATTGTTTTGACAATCAGCTGAGCCAGCCAACCCACAGCAtcactgacagagagacaggggCAATATTATGCGCTGTCTGTTTCCTGTGATTAGTTAACACTGGTAAATGTGAATTATGTGAGTGTGcgtgttttctttatgtcatgCTGATGTGAAGGATGAAATACAATGTTGATATAGCACGAATGTATAATGGAAGCGTTAATTAAAGGTTCTTCTTAATTATTGATGAATATCTCTATGTTTTCGTGTATGATGCGATTATTTGTATTTCAGTGCAATATACgttaccatcattattttttttttgtcaaatacTATTCTAAAATCATACTACTTTGAGAAATGACATTCAAATATAGTCTATGGGAAGTTTGTAATTTTGTTCATCGATTTCTTTCTTTgatgtcatcacacacacacacacacacacacacactctctctctctctctctctctctctctttctctctcagatTAAGATAGCACCCCTCCTACCAATACCCCATGACCCTTCTACTAtcccaccagagagagagagagagagagagagagagagaaggggccCCATCACTTCCTGGTAACACAAGGGCACTTTTCCTGGGCACGAAGCAGCGTTGCCACATCTCGCGGGGTTCCTTTCCCTCTACCACATAACGTCAGCGGGTTATATATGTATTTCAGGCGTATTATTGGTGTAATTAAGATTTATGATGTGTTCTTTCATTAAATTTCGCAGactgtgtttctgtttctcgtTTGTTGTTAAAATAGAGACGTTTCGTAGCGCCAATGatggaagtggaaaaaaatacgcAATTTCCACTCGCGGATTATCTGAGAGAACTGGAGAGGGAGGGCACGGAGCAAGTTTCCAATGAGGCTAATTCTTAATATTTACCCGCCAACCTTCTTTGCATTAACGTATCCCTTTATTCCGCATGTATTTTCCTGCAAATCAGAGGGTTAATGAATTGCAGTGGCTCAACGGAagatgtggtgctggagtgatGGGAGGACAAAGAtctcggcacacacacacacacacacacacacacacacaccccattcAGCGCCTCATTGTACCGCCAAAGCGAGCACGGGTGGGGTAGGACagggttatttttttcccttacagaGGGACTCATGATATCGATTCTTGAACACAGTGAAAacacccctcccttcttccacgGTGACTcatatttgctttgttttgaaCGTTCTGTTACGGTAAATGAGGACTGTCTAACTTCAGTGCATGTACGGGGTTAGCTagattctttttccttattaaaCTTTGCCGCATGATTACAAGGGAGCTGGGAATTACGAGCCTGCAGTTTATTGATCTTATGTAATAATTTCCCAGGCATGTATAGAAGGTTAATATAGAGCGGAGACACGTGTTATTGAACTGGTGGACGTGTTCTTAACCACTATGCAGTTTCTCTTCCAGGTGGAGTGCGTAGGTGAGTCAAGGGACGCATTTAAGGAAGACGAAGATGGTTACGTAACATCAACCTCTGGCAACTCTC
It includes:
- the LOC135091826 gene encoding uncharacterized protein LOC135091826 isoform X1, translated to MCTYPRDTRIRISHVCSARASPVPASCWDLNIKSQSSCSSHITSQYITIHLTPSLPPPPLHSLTPRPTTTMDLYLPSTEPGLTLQEMIDCDIKCGVEFSEGLDTMITSSDLNSLDLSGMSSLEAELDLKSFEPLFDPLEKLEDMDVAEDHSAEELNVVNSWMNMSSMSNYSLDLENSVMVNPSAVLPTTLPSRSTRQSEPPTPISTSVSSTSNTTTLYIKAEPKEINITTTSVQTSQSQAASGPVTTQVTVVRPQTTSGQSTRQQSSLVSVQSSQTPSQPSVVTRPTLATSQMVVQTTQRTPQQLTLASTATTTTPTTTPIITARTTTSHNILSNRYKSTGKPRKEVQPEERMFPKPAYSYSCLIALALKNSTTGSLPVSEIYSFMCEHFPYFRTAPNGWKNSVRHNLSLNKCFEKIEKPVVAGSNQRKGCLWALNPAKAHKMDEEVQKWSKKDLQGIKDAMQYPEVLEALERGEMKFESNGCVSSCSEDEDEDEEVDPLSIDSPVTPTVGTVKILNPLTSPTIVTSNQRGTSTVVSSQQQHIRQTVQNGRTTLATHSTTSQSTPTRNTTITHTLKRNSNPSVDEPEYILPDILPDSSMTEISLQSNGGLVDDLGNEIKTEGEATIQGSQSPRGLVVRKLPGVTPLRSATVRANYMYTPTISSPHQQHTLNRLVLTNGKLS
- the LOC135091826 gene encoding forkhead box protein J3-like isoform X2; the protein is MDLYLPSTEPGLTLQEMIDCDIKCGVEFSEGLDTMITSSDLNSLDLSGMSSLEAELDLKSFEPLFDPLEKLEDMDVAEDHSAEELNVVNSWMNMSSMSNYSLDLENSVMVNPSAVLPTTLPSRSTRQSEPPTPISTSVSSTSNTTTLYIKAEPKEINITTTSVQTSQSQAASGPVTTQVTVVRPQTTSGQSTRQQSSLVSVQSSQTPSQPSVVTRPTLATSQMVVQTTQRTPQQLTLASTATTTTPTTTPIITARTTTSHNILSNRYKSTGKPRKEVQPEERMFPKPAYSYSCLIALALKNSTTGSLPVSEIYSFMCEHFPYFRTAPNGWKNSVRHNLSLNKCFEKIEKPVVAGSNQRKGCLWALNPAKAHKMDEEVQKWSKKDLQGIKDAMQYPEVLEALERGEMKFESNGCVSSCSEDEDEDEEVDPLSIDSPVTPTVGTVKILNPLTSPTIVTSNQRGTSTVVSSQQQHIRQTVQNGRTTLATHSTTSQSTPTRNTTITHTLKRNSNPSVDEPEYILPDILPDSSMTEISLQSNGGLVDDLGNEIKTEGEATIQGSQSPRGLVVRKLPGVTPLRSATVRANYMYTPTISSPHQQHTLNRLVLTNGKLS